One Megalopta genalis isolate 19385.01 chromosome 5, iyMegGena1_principal, whole genome shotgun sequence DNA window includes the following coding sequences:
- the LOC117225086 gene encoding uncharacterized protein LOC117225086, with protein sequence MEAELKSLVSERGMIKAALTRLKKFFKELTAETSIGSLQKRLEANLGLYDNFNRVQSKIELFVMGTEAAAAHEIEREGAAAARVIQSLGISDANYKLARDALKTRYEDSTTLLKHHVNALLDLAPVSKQSRATLREFIDDANNHLAALQSLASPTEVWDTLVVQILSRKLDVISLREWEKQIVGAGGFEWRSQGSGVRKFERLTTHVSSASSQCSCCRGNHPLYKCDKFKKLNLNDKKEIVQNSQRCYKCLETGHRVQNCTRRNCSICDRRHHSLLHRDSKIKHTEKENDDKQELSPNTSQQSCIANIASDSVDYTILSTAIVSAISVPTNIFLANSHFDSCRRVDMLVGAGLFWKVLCVGQHKAGPELLWQKTQFGWVLGGKLTWPASHAPNLTNRCNLQVVTNSELQGQLERFWKIEELPRTNNQIDDCEAHFLETAHRDSSGRSCINTLSATPNFCAFPLKPQLAVRRALPGSAPIGEPEYKQITAKMYRQVLVEVKDRRIQRILWRRNTTDPIQTYELNTVTYGTASATFLATRVLHQVGLECAERLLETSRIIINDFYVDDLLTGTETILDAQKLRDEITNILEQAGFQLRKWVTNSPNILKNNLEPVEEKEISIDKDPKTLGLLWSPDEDLLRFSLSFEKHRRVTKRVILSEIAQIFDPLGIIGPIITRAKIIMQELWQLKTGWDESISQELHTQWQQYRNDLQELVSLKIPRGVAMASQDNPADMISRGTAPSFLASADIWWAGPAWLSMDCKHWPESKIQTVDAPEERQALEVGTLVLIKEDNLPPLRWRLGRIKELHLGTDGGARVATVKTADGIFKRPVAKLCMLPIEDTDSKSDVNDSNIDKI encoded by the exons ATGGAGGCTGAATTAAAATCTTTAGTTAGTGAGCGTGGTATGATTAAGGCAGCGCTTACGCGGTTAAAAAAGTTCTTTAAAGAACTCACGGCTGAAACTTCCATAGGTTCATTGCAAAAAAGGCTTGAAGCGAATTTGGGATTGTACGATAACTTCAATAGAGTGCAAAGCaagattgaattgtttgtaatGGGCACAGAAGCGGCAGCTGCTCATGAGATCGAACGGGAG GGAGCTGCTGCTGCTCGTGTGATTCAGTCTCTTGGAATTTCGGACGCTAATTATAAGTTGGCACGGGATGCTTTAAAAACTCGTTATGAGGATTCGACGACATTGTTAAAACATCATGTCAATGCGTTGCTGGACTTAGCTCCAGTTTCAAAACAATCGCGAGCGACATTGCGGGAATTTATAGATGATGCGAATAATCATCTAGCGGCTTTACAATCATTGGCCAGTCCTACAGAAGTTTGGGATACCCTGGTTGTCCAAATACTGTCCAGAAAATTAGATGTGATTTCTTTGAGAGAATGGGAGAAGCAGATA GTAGGAGCAGGAGGGTTTGAATGGCGGTCACAAGGTTCGGGCGTTCGTAAATTTGAAAGGTTGACCACTCACGTTTCTAGTGCCAGCTCACAATGCTCATGTTGCCGCGGTAATCATCCATTATACAAATGTGACAAATTTAAGAAGCTTAATCTTAACGACAAAAAGGAAATAGTTCAAAACTCTCAACGATGCTACAAATGTTTGGAAACCGGGCATCGGGTACAGAACTGTACACGACGGAATTGCTCTATATGTGATAGGAGGCATCATTCTCTATTACATCGTGATAGTAAGATCAAACATACTGAGAAGGAGAATGATGATAAGCAGGAATTGTCACCTAATACATCGCAACAGTCATGCATCGCAAATATTGCTAGTGACTCGGTTGACTATACCATTTTATCGACTGCCATTGT ATCAGCAATATCAGTACCAACAAATATATTTCTGGCGAATTCGCATTTTGACAGTTGCAGAAGAGTAGATATGCTCGTCGGCGCTGGTCTATTTTGGAAGGTTTTGTGTGTCGGTCAACACAAAGCCGGGCCTGAGCTATTATGGCAGAAGACTCAGTTCGGTTGGGTTCTAGGGGGAAAATTGACCTGGCCAGCTAGCCACGCGCCGAATCTCACGAATAGATGTAATTTGCAGGTAGTTACAAATTCCGAATTGCAAGGTCAGCTAGAAAGATTTTGGAAGATAGAAGAGTTACCGCGTACTAATAATCAAATAGATGACTGTGAAGCGCACTTCTTAGAAACAGCTCATCGGGATTCGAGCGGCCG GTCTTgcattaacacgttaagcgccacgCCGAATTTTTGCGCCTTTCCGTTGAAGCCACAGTTAGCCGTCAGGCGGGCCCTACCGGGCAGCGCGCCGATAGGCGAGCCAGAGTATAAACAGATAACGG CTAAGATGTATAGGCAGGTGTTGGTTGAGGTTAAAGATAGGCGGATCCAACGGATTCTGTGGAGAAGGAATACGACAGATCCGATTCAGACATATGAACTAAACACGGTGACATACGGTACAGCTTCCGCAACATTTCTTGCAACACGAGTATTGCACCAAGTCGGCCTTGAATGTGCGGAACGTTTACTGGAAACTAGTAGAATTATAATTAATGATTTCTATGTTGACGATCTGCTGACCGGTACGGAAACCATTTTGGATGCACAAAAATTGAGGGATGAAATAACGAATATTTTAGAACAGGCCGGGTTTCAGTTGCGGAAATGGGTAACAAATAGTCCAAACattttaaaaaacaatttaGAGCCTGTTGAGGAAAAGGAAATTAGCATCGATAAGGATCCAAAGACACTTGGTTTATTATGGTCACCAGACGAGGATCTACTCAGATTTTCTTTGTCATTCGAGAAACATAGACGAGTTACAAAACGCGTTATTCTTTCGGAAATAGCCCAGATTTTTGACCCGTTGGGAATCATAGGGCCAATTATCACGCGGGCGAAGATAATCATGCAGGAATTATGGCAATTAAAAACAGGCTGGGACGAATCGATTTCTCAGGAGTTGCATACTCAATGGCAGcagtatcgcaatgatttacagGAATTAGTTTCATTAAAAATTCCGCGTGGCGTAGCAATGG CTTCACAAGATAATCCAGCGGACATGATATCCCGCGGTACAGCACCTTCTTTCTTGGCGTCCGCTGACATTTGGTGGGCAGGTCCGGCATGGCTATCAATGGATTGCAAGCATTGGCCTGAATCAAAGATCCAAACGGTCGACGCACCCGAAGAGAGGCAG